Proteins from one Clostridium cellulovorans 743B genomic window:
- the cooS gene encoding anaerobic carbon-monoxide dehydrogenase catalytic subunit → MEAIIGKVKYHHQIINGEGNSHNNNNHGGSEVNDYLQAVSEYRKTFASKQDVLDNTPDPAVREMLLHMEQIGCDTTFDRFDQQKPQCSFGLAGSCCRICYMGPCKITPKSPKGICGADADLIVARNILRGMAGGVAGHGIHAREVLLALKNAAEGKLNLPILGEDKVKKTAVQFGLETEGKTVNELASQIADILLEDLSRTVPGTFRAIEANAPEERKKVWKEMDIIPIGAYHEAFEALHRTGAATDGDWENVMKQFLRCGLAFVWSGVVGSAIGTDSLFGIGNRSTSKVNVGALKKGYVNIAVHGHLPVLVSEIVKQGRSEEFIKLAKENGAEGIQFYGVCCSGLSAMYRYNDVIPLSNAIGAELVLGTGALDLWVADVQDVYPSIMDVARCYKTTVVTTSDSARLPGAEHYGYDHQHSNIGETEALAKKIITRAIESFADRRDVPVFIPSYEVDAEIGFSLEYIQNRFGGVKPVLDAMKSGKILGIVNLVGCNNPRVVYEKTVVDIADILIKNNVLVLTNGCASFPLLKLGFCNTSALAKTGEGLRSFLESDLPPVWHMGECIDNARASGLFTTLAKEAGELIKDMPFALSSPEWSNEKGIGAALGFRLLGINSYHCVHAPVHGSEKVMNFLYTGTKDTLGSTMNVEVDHIKLAEMILQDLREKRVALGWDKE, encoded by the coding sequence ATGGAAGCAATTATAGGAAAAGTTAAATATCATCATCAAATTATAAATGGAGAGGGGAACTCTCATAATAATAATAATCATGGTGGATCAGAAGTCAATGATTATTTACAAGCGGTGTCAGAGTATAGAAAAACCTTCGCATCAAAACAAGATGTATTAGATAATACTCCAGACCCAGCAGTAAGAGAAATGTTATTACATATGGAACAAATAGGTTGTGATACAACCTTTGATAGATTTGACCAACAAAAACCACAATGTAGTTTTGGATTAGCTGGTAGTTGTTGTCGTATTTGTTACATGGGACCATGTAAGATTACTCCGAAGAGTCCTAAAGGAATATGTGGAGCTGATGCAGATCTTATAGTTGCTAGAAATATACTAAGAGGTATGGCAGGAGGAGTAGCAGGTCATGGAATACATGCAAGAGAAGTATTATTAGCATTAAAAAATGCAGCAGAGGGTAAATTAAATCTGCCGATCTTAGGTGAAGATAAGGTTAAAAAGACTGCAGTACAATTTGGATTAGAAACTGAAGGCAAGACTGTAAATGAGCTTGCATCACAGATAGCAGATATTCTACTTGAAGATTTATCAAGAACTGTTCCAGGTACTTTTAGAGCAATAGAAGCTAATGCTCCAGAGGAAAGAAAAAAGGTGTGGAAGGAAATGGACATCATACCTATTGGAGCTTATCATGAAGCCTTCGAAGCACTTCACAGAACTGGCGCGGCTACTGATGGTGATTGGGAAAATGTAATGAAACAATTCTTAAGATGTGGTCTGGCTTTTGTATGGTCTGGAGTTGTAGGTTCTGCTATAGGAACTGATAGTCTTTTTGGAATAGGAAATAGAAGCACTTCAAAGGTAAACGTTGGTGCATTAAAGAAAGGCTATGTAAATATAGCTGTACATGGACATTTGCCTGTGCTTGTAAGTGAGATTGTTAAGCAAGGGAGAAGTGAAGAGTTTATAAAATTAGCTAAGGAAAATGGAGCTGAAGGAATTCAGTTCTATGGAGTATGCTGTTCTGGACTTTCTGCTATGTATAGATATAACGATGTAATTCCTCTATCTAATGCTATTGGTGCAGAGTTAGTACTTGGAACAGGTGCTCTAGATCTTTGGGTTGCTGATGTGCAAGATGTATATCCCTCTATTATGGATGTAGCAAGATGCTATAAGACAACAGTGGTTACAACAAGTGATTCTGCGAGATTACCAGGAGCAGAACATTATGGCTATGATCATCAACATTCTAATATAGGTGAAACTGAAGCTTTAGCTAAAAAAATAATCACAAGAGCTATTGAAAGTTTTGCAGATAGAAGAGATGTACCAGTATTCATACCATCTTATGAAGTAGATGCAGAAATAGGTTTTTCACTTGAATACATACAAAACAGATTTGGTGGAGTAAAACCAGTATTAGATGCTATGAAGAGTGGTAAGATACTAGGGATTGTAAATCTTGTAGGCTGCAACAATCCAAGGGTAGTTTATGAAAAAACAGTTGTAGATATTGCAGATATTCTTATAAAAAATAACGTACTTGTACTTACAAATGGCTGTGCATCCTTCCCACTGTTAAAGCTAGGATTCTGCAACACATCAGCTTTAGCAAAGACAGGAGAAGGATTAAGGAGCTTCTTAGAATCAGATCTTCCACCAGTATGGCATATGGGTGAATGTATAGATAATGCAAGAGCTTCAGGACTTTTCACTACTCTAGCGAAAGAAGCTGGAGAACTAATAAAAGACATGCCTTTTGCTTTATCAAGCCCTGAATGGTCAAATGAAAAGGGAATTGGGGCGGCACTAGGATTTAGGCTTTTAGGTATAAATTCTTATCATTGTGTCCATGCTCCAGTACATGGTTCAGAAAAGGTTATGAATTTCTTATATACAGGAACAAAGGATACATTAGGTTCAACTATGAATGTTGAAGTAGACCATATAAAATTAGCAGAAATGATATTACAAGACTTGAGAGAAAAAAGAGTAGCATTGGGTTGGGATAAAGAATAA
- a CDS encoding M15 family metallopeptidase — MQTMKRKIYTLMLVVIPIVAFVVNGQNNKIIATMNDVKIDETLADNNQIASVKEVNEENFSLSEQEIKNPINYPSNLFLVNRSNVLNESYISQSMKITNVEFVTYAEPSVRYMDSIAADALEYMFNVAKTNGITLLAVSGYRDYSYQQVLYNNEDPDNNKYVAPPGTSEHQTGLAVDILSNEYSNLDEGFDQTQTFKWLESNCYKYGFIIRYPRGKEAITGYNYEPWHIRYVGVKEATEISERHITLEEYLNRVG, encoded by the coding sequence ATGCAAACCATGAAACGAAAAATATATACTCTTATGTTAGTAGTAATTCCAATTGTAGCCTTTGTTGTAAATGGACAAAATAATAAAATAATAGCCACAATGAATGATGTTAAAATAGATGAGACATTAGCTGATAACAATCAAATTGCAAGTGTAAAAGAAGTAAATGAAGAAAATTTTTCTTTGAGTGAACAAGAAATCAAAAATCCTATAAATTATCCTTCGAATCTATTTTTGGTAAATAGAAGTAATGTCTTAAATGAAAGTTATATATCACAATCTATGAAGATCACAAATGTGGAGTTTGTTACATATGCTGAACCAAGTGTGAGATATATGGATAGTATAGCTGCTGATGCATTAGAATATATGTTTAATGTAGCAAAGACAAATGGAATAACTCTTCTTGCGGTATCTGGTTATAGGGATTACTCTTATCAGCAAGTTCTTTATAATAACGAGGATCCAGATAATAACAAGTATGTAGCACCACCAGGGACCAGTGAGCATCAAACAGGACTAGCTGTAGATATATTATCTAATGAATACTCAAATTTAGATGAAGGCTTTGATCAAACTCAAACTTTTAAATGGTTAGAAAGTAATTGCTACAAATATGGATTTATTATTAGATATCCTAGAGGAAAAGAAGCCATTACAGGTTACAATTATGAGCCTTGGCATATAAGATATGTAGGGGTAAAGGAAGCAACTGAAATTTCAGAAAGACATATAACATTAGAAGAGTATTTGAACAGAGTAGGATAA
- a CDS encoding ABC transporter ATP-binding protein, giving the protein MGINIENISKTFTRDNKDYKALENINFDIEDGEFICLLGPSGCGKSTLLNITAAFEKPTEGKVLIDRSEVLKPQIDRVTIFQDYGLLPWRSVEKNVQLGLENLKISKEEKAELSLKYIELVGLEKFKKHYPSELSGGMKQRVAIARALVVNPKVLFMDEPFGALDPITRLKLQDDITDIWKKEKMTIIFVTHDVEEAIYLGSKIVVMGQNPGRVKKIIDNKLEKPAKRNSLEFQNLKEDILDLLDQNSNKKIEYYI; this is encoded by the coding sequence ATGGGTATAAACATTGAAAATATTTCCAAAACATTCACCAGAGATAATAAGGATTATAAGGCTTTAGAAAATATTAATTTTGATATAGAAGATGGCGAATTTATATGTCTTTTAGGGCCTAGTGGATGTGGTAAGAGCACTCTTTTAAATATCACTGCAGCCTTTGAAAAACCTACAGAAGGAAAAGTTCTGATTGATAGGAGTGAGGTTTTAAAGCCTCAAATAGATAGAGTAACAATCTTCCAAGACTATGGACTATTGCCTTGGAGAAGTGTTGAGAAAAATGTACAACTAGGCTTAGAAAACTTAAAAATATCAAAGGAAGAAAAAGCAGAATTATCATTAAAGTATATTGAACTTGTAGGACTTGAAAAGTTTAAAAAGCATTACCCATCAGAATTATCAGGTGGTATGAAACAAAGAGTAGCTATAGCTAGAGCACTTGTTGTAAATCCTAAGGTGTTATTTATGGACGAGCCTTTTGGGGCATTAGATCCTATAACTAGATTAAAACTTCAAGATGATATCACAGATATATGGAAGAAAGAAAAAATGACTATAATTTTTGTAACTCATGATGTTGAAGAAGCTATCTATTTAGGAAGTAAGATAGTTGTTATGGGACAGAATCCAGGAAGAGTTAAGAAAATAATAGACAATAAACTTGAAAAACCTGCTAAGAGAAATAGTTTAGAGTTTCAAAATTTAAAGGAAGATATACTTGATTTATTAGATCAAAACTCAAATAAGAAAATTGAATACTATATATAA
- a CDS encoding beta-class carbonic anhydrase yields the protein MNKLQEILDYNHHFVESKEYEKYATSKEPNKKLVILSCMDTRLTELLPKALNLKNGDVKLIKNAGASIMHPFGSIIRSIVVAVYEYNADEVLVIGHHGCGMSNLNADKTIEKAKERGVSSEVLSTLSNAGIDVKGWLHGFNSVEESIKESVDLIKNHPLLPKDIKVHGLIIDPSTGKLDVVINGYTENN from the coding sequence ATGAATAAATTACAAGAAATTTTAGACTACAATCACCACTTTGTTGAGTCAAAAGAATACGAAAAATACGCTACCTCAAAAGAACCAAATAAAAAACTAGTAATCTTATCTTGCATGGATACTAGGTTAACTGAACTTCTACCAAAAGCATTAAATTTAAAAAACGGTGATGTAAAACTTATAAAAAATGCTGGGGCATCTATAATGCATCCTTTTGGTAGTATTATAAGAAGCATTGTTGTAGCTGTATATGAATATAATGCAGACGAAGTTTTAGTAATTGGTCATCATGGATGTGGTATGAGCAACTTAAATGCTGATAAAACTATAGAAAAAGCAAAAGAAAGAGGTGTTTCTTCAGAAGTTTTATCTACTTTGAGCAATGCAGGCATCGATGTTAAAGGCTGGTTGCATGGCTTTAACTCTGTTGAAGAATCTATAAAGGAAAGTGTTGACCTAATAAAAAATCATCCATTACTACCTAAAGACATTAAAGTCCACGGCTTAATTATTGATCCATCAACTGGTAAACTTGATGTTGTTATTAATGGTTATACCGAGAATAATTAA
- a CDS encoding fibronectin type III domain-containing protein, whose product MKIKILSKKVKMFLGLIVLVMLININANAITFNYDIKNKVIEIESDNGLNIKYKYDQDNRIKEISYGDFKIKYKYDQYGRLSEIRYDDGSRIIYEYDKYGRLIGTRIIPGHVTLVGISVEKQVYDMDINKTTNIKVIGKYSNGSSRDITNYSTFIVANNNIVTIQNVGIITAKAYGETDLKISYLDKTCTVKINVINRGTPRKPNAPTGLIAEKVTQNTVNLKWNPAADSLGVAGYDIYSGSNLVGSTNGTSFSINGLENNKEYTFKVRIKDVNGNLSDFSEEISVKTLNVVTLLDISVEKEVYDMDINETMNIKVTGKYSDGSSKDITNDAIFTTTNENIITVPNQGTIVTKTYGETDLKISYLDKTYIVKINVTDTTEPSEPEALVAEDITQTTVNLKWAPSTDNAGLAGYDIYLGNNLVGSTDNISFLVNGLEPDKEYTFKVLAKDVNGNLSDFSEEISVKTLSVVTLLDISVEKEVYDMDINETMNIKVTGKYSDGSSKDITNDAIFTTTNENIIAVPNQGTIVTKNYGETALNIGYLDKTYTVKIRVVDKIIPSSPNNLVAESITEKTVNLRWSPPIDNVDVVGYDIYLGSDIIGSADSTSFIVKGLESNKEYIFKVRARDVNGNLSELSEEIKVKTLIDFTLADLSKRYNMSKNQPEWEEKYDLNNDGIIDIYDIAILCRTLG is encoded by the coding sequence ATGAAAATTAAGATTTTAAGTAAGAAAGTTAAGATGTTCTTAGGGCTTATTGTGTTGGTCATGTTAATAAATATAAATGCCAATGCTATTACTTTTAACTATGATATAAAGAATAAAGTAATAGAAATTGAAAGTGATAATGGTTTAAATATTAAATATAAATATGATCAAGATAATAGAATAAAAGAAATTAGTTATGGTGATTTTAAGATTAAATATAAGTATGACCAATATGGTAGATTATCAGAAATTAGATATGATGATGGTTCAAGAATTATATATGAATATGATAAATATGGACGACTTATAGGAACTAGAATAATACCAGGGCACGTTACATTAGTTGGCATATCAGTAGAGAAACAAGTTTATGATATGGATATTAATAAAACTACTAATATAAAAGTTATAGGAAAATATTCTAACGGTTCATCTAGAGATATTACAAATTATTCTACATTTATTGTAGCAAATAATAATATTGTTACAATACAAAATGTAGGAATTATAACTGCAAAAGCATATGGAGAGACGGATCTAAAGATAAGTTACCTTGATAAAACATGCACAGTAAAGATAAATGTTATTAACAGAGGTACACCTAGAAAGCCTAATGCACCTACAGGGTTAATAGCTGAGAAGGTTACACAAAATACTGTAAATTTAAAATGGAATCCAGCTGCGGATAGCTTAGGCGTGGCAGGATATGATATTTATTCTGGAAGTAACTTAGTAGGAAGTACTAATGGTACAAGCTTTTCAATCAATGGATTAGAAAATAATAAAGAATATACTTTCAAAGTTAGAATAAAAGATGTAAATGGGAACCTATCAGATTTTAGTGAAGAAATAAGTGTTAAAACTCTTAATGTTGTTACACTTTTAGATATATCAGTAGAAAAAGAAGTCTATGATATGGACATTAATGAAACTATGAATATCAAAGTTACAGGAAAATATTCTGATGGTTCATCTAAAGATATTACAAATGATGCAATATTTACTACAACAAATGAAAATATTATTACAGTACCAAATCAAGGAACTATAGTTACAAAAACCTATGGAGAGACTGATTTAAAGATAAGTTACCTTGATAAGACATATATAGTAAAAATAAATGTTACAGATACAACTGAACCTAGCGAACCTGAAGCACTAGTAGCTGAAGATATTACACAAACAACTGTGAACTTAAAGTGGGCTCCATCTACAGATAATGCAGGTTTGGCAGGATATGATATTTATTTAGGAAATAATTTAGTAGGAAGCACAGATAATATAAGTTTTTTAGTTAATGGATTGGAACCTGATAAAGAATATACTTTCAAAGTTTTAGCAAAGGACGTAAATGGAAACTTATCAGATTTTAGTGAAGAAATAAGTGTTAAAACTCTTAGTGTTGTTACACTTTTAGATATATCAGTAGAAAAAGAAGTATATGATATGGACATTAATGAAACTATGAATATCAAAGTTACAGGAAAATATTCTGATGGTTCATCTAAAGATATTACAAATGATGCAATATTTACTACAACAAATGAAAATATTATTGCAGTACCAAATCAAGGAACTATAGTTACAAAAAACTATGGAGAGACAGCTTTAAATATAGGATACCTTGATAAAACATATACAGTAAAAATAAGGGTTGTTGATAAAATTATTCCTAGTTCACCTAATAATTTAGTAGCTGAAAGCATAACTGAAAAAACAGTGAATTTAAGGTGGAGTCCACCTATAGATAATGTAGATGTGGTAGGATATGATATTTACTTAGGGAGCGATATAATAGGAAGTGCAGATAGCACAAGTTTTATAGTAAAAGGCTTAGAATCTAATAAAGAGTATATATTTAAAGTTAGAGCAAGAGATGTAAATGGAAATTTATCCGAATTAAGTGAGGAAATAAAAGTTAAGACTCTTATTGATTTTACTCTTGCTGATTTATCAAAGAGATATAATATGAGTAAGAACCAGCCTGAATGGGAAGAAAAATATGATTTAAATAACGATGGAATAATAGATATCTATGATATAGCTATACTTTGTAGGACCTTAGGGTAA
- a CDS encoding ABC transporter permease, whose translation MKHKRKLLNIIISLSLLLILWQLLSLFGEVGKTSIPSPLEVVKAIKDMIEDKILFKYIGISLYRFAVGYFIAAIFAIALGLIFGWYKKAWDIIDPIVQVLRPVSPIAWFPFIVIIFGIGNLPAIVIIFIAAFFPILLSTVTAVKNIEKSYLKVASNFEIKGLKLMGKIVLPAIFPYIANAMHIALGSAWVFLVAGEMVGAQSGLGYLIIDARNNLRLDMLMAGIIFIGLIGLILDKLIARVERKIGVKWGRTY comes from the coding sequence ATGAAACATAAAAGAAAGTTATTAAATATAATAATAAGTCTCAGTTTATTATTGATTTTATGGCAACTTCTTTCACTATTTGGGGAGGTAGGTAAAACAAGTATTCCTTCACCGTTAGAAGTAGTTAAAGCCATAAAAGATATGATAGAGGATAAAATTTTATTTAAATATATAGGCATAAGTTTATATAGATTTGCAGTAGGTTATTTTATTGCAGCAATATTTGCTATAGCATTAGGACTAATTTTCGGATGGTACAAAAAAGCTTGGGATATTATAGATCCTATAGTTCAAGTTTTAAGACCAGTATCACCAATAGCTTGGTTCCCTTTTATAGTTATTATTTTTGGAATAGGAAACCTTCCTGCAATAGTCATTATTTTTATAGCTGCATTCTTTCCGATACTTTTATCTACAGTGACAGCAGTAAAAAATATAGAAAAGAGTTATTTAAAGGTTGCAAGCAACTTTGAGATCAAGGGTTTAAAACTAATGGGAAAAATTGTACTACCTGCTATATTTCCTTATATCGCAAATGCGATGCACATAGCTCTAGGGAGTGCCTGGGTTTTCTTGGTAGCTGGAGAGATGGTTGGAGCTCAATCGGGCCTTGGATATTTGATAATAGATGCCAGAAATAATCTTAGGTTGGATATGTTGATGGCTGGGATTATATTTATAGGATTAATTGGCCTAATATTAGATAAATTAATTGCCCGAGTAGAAAGAAAAATTGGTGTAAAGTGGGGAAGAACTTATTAA
- a CDS encoding ABC transporter substrate-binding protein, with protein MKNFKRSISLIIITMLVLSIVGCGKEKKSETSVKIGYLPITHAIPLYIENEVAKGDIELVKFGSWAELMDALNSGKIDGASVLIELAMKAKAQGVDLKAVALGHTDGNAVVVSDEINTAKDIKGKNFAIPNKVSTHNILLYEMLKKENIKINEVNIVELPPSEMAVALQEKRIDGYCVAEPFGAKSVVNGNGKVLKQSSEILKNSICCSLVLRGDFIEKNKAKASEVVSKYVEASKYIEENEVDTRSKAKEFLSVKEDVLDVSLQWISFKKLKIEEADYNSIVGYIKEMNLFDNPPTYEEFIDNSLLEEVK; from the coding sequence ATGAAAAATTTTAAAAGAAGCATATCATTAATTATTATTACTATGTTAGTTTTGTCAATTGTTGGATGTGGCAAAGAGAAGAAATCTGAAACCAGTGTAAAGATTGGATATTTGCCAATAACTCATGCAATACCTTTATATATTGAAAATGAAGTTGCAAAGGGGGATATTGAACTTGTAAAGTTTGGTTCTTGGGCAGAACTTATGGATGCTCTTAATTCAGGTAAAATTGATGGGGCATCAGTTTTAATTGAACTTGCTATGAAGGCTAAAGCACAAGGGGTTGATTTAAAAGCAGTAGCATTGGGTCATACGGATGGTAATGCAGTAGTTGTTTCTGATGAAATAAACACTGCTAAAGATATAAAAGGAAAAAACTTTGCTATTCCTAACAAGGTATCCACCCATAATATCTTATTATATGAAATGCTTAAAAAGGAAAATATCAAAATTAATGAAGTAAATATAGTTGAGTTACCACCTTCAGAAATGGCAGTGGCGCTTCAAGAAAAAAGGATTGACGGTTATTGTGTAGCTGAACCATTTGGAGCAAAGTCTGTTGTTAACGGAAATGGAAAAGTTTTAAAACAATCTTCTGAAATACTTAAAAATTCTATCTGTTGTTCTTTGGTTTTACGAGGTGATTTTATAGAGAAAAATAAAGCAAAGGCTTCAGAGGTTGTAAGTAAATATGTAGAAGCTTCAAAATATATTGAAGAGAATGAAGTAGATACAAGAAGCAAGGCAAAGGAATTTTTGAGTGTAAAAGAAGATGTATTAGATGTATCTCTTCAATGGATATCATTTAAGAAATTAAAGATAGAAGAAGCAGACTATAATTCAATTGTTGGATACATAAAGGAAATGAATCTTTTTGACAACCCACCTACCTATGAAGAGTTTATAGATAATTCGTTGTTAGAAGAGGTAAAGTGA
- the pabB gene encoding aminodeoxychorismate synthase component I: MDITIEEFQSYLNPCEIYSVFSKEKNTIFLDSSKEDKELSRFSFIGVNPYKIYKTKGNKIYIDDKCYYGDPFLELEKLIKSMILDNQYGNMDLPLLCGCIGYFSYDIGRIIEVIEDTSEKDFDSYDSYFVFYDNIIIFDLINDKKYVTALGQSKDRKEAIAEIKEKILGAKGIKEEFQEKDQNTFYSNFTKEAYIDTIKKVKEYIANGDVYITNLTQRFWCYNNKEGFQLYKDLRSINKAPFASYLNLDDIQVISSSPERFIKIENNILETRPIKGTRPRGRNKEDDEKNRLELINSEKDKAELLMVTDLERNDLSKVCKVNTVNVQGLFKLEEYSTVFHLVSTITGELMDNVSAVKAMRECFPGGSITGTPKIRSMEIIEELEKVRRNLYTGAIGYFDLRGNCDFNIVIRTIIKKDNKAYFGVGGGITIESDEEMEYEETLDKAKALMKVL, from the coding sequence ATGGATATTACCATTGAAGAATTCCAAAGCTATTTAAATCCTTGTGAGATATATTCAGTATTCAGCAAGGAGAAAAATACAATTTTTCTAGACAGTTCAAAGGAGGATAAAGAACTATCAAGGTTTTCTTTCATTGGAGTCAATCCATATAAAATATATAAAACAAAGGGTAATAAAATCTACATAGATGATAAGTGCTATTATGGAGATCCGTTTTTAGAACTAGAAAAACTTATTAAATCCATGATTTTAGATAATCAGTATGGAAATATGGATTTACCACTTTTGTGTGGTTGTATTGGATATTTCTCTTATGATATTGGAAGAATAATTGAAGTGATAGAAGATACTTCCGAAAAGGATTTTGATAGCTATGATAGTTATTTTGTTTTCTATGACAATATAATTATCTTTGATCTAATAAATGATAAAAAATATGTAACTGCATTAGGACAATCAAAGGATAGAAAAGAAGCTATAGCTGAGATTAAAGAGAAAATCCTTGGTGCTAAAGGTATAAAGGAAGAATTTCAGGAAAAGGATCAAAATACCTTTTACTCTAATTTTACAAAGGAAGCTTATATAGATACAATAAAAAAGGTAAAAGAGTATATAGCTAATGGAGATGTATATATAACCAATCTTACCCAAAGATTTTGGTGTTATAACAATAAGGAAGGATTTCAACTATATAAGGACTTAAGAAGTATAAATAAGGCACCTTTTGCTAGTTATTTAAATCTTGATGATATTCAAGTAATATCTTCCTCGCCAGAAAGATTTATAAAGATAGAAAACAATATTCTTGAGACTAGACCTATTAAAGGCACAAGACCAAGAGGTAGAAATAAAGAAGATGATGAAAAGAATAGACTTGAACTTATAAATAGCGAAAAGGATAAGGCTGAACTCTTAATGGTTACAGACTTGGAAAGAAATGATTTAAGTAAGGTATGCAAGGTCAATACTGTAAATGTACAAGGACTTTTCAAATTAGAGGAATATTCAACGGTATTCCATTTAGTTTCAACTATAACTGGAGAATTGATGGATAATGTATCAGCAGTAAAAGCTATGCGGGAGTGCTTCCCAGGTGGCTCTATTACAGGAACTCCGAAGATAAGATCAATGGAGATAATAGAGGAATTAGAAAAAGTAAGAAGAAACCTTTATACTGGGGCTATAGGATATTTTGATTTAAGAGGAAATTGTGATTTTAATATAGTTATAAGAACTATTATTAAAAAAGATAATAAGGCGTACTTTGGCGTTGGTGGAGGTATTACTATAGAATCTGATGAAGAAATGGAATATGAAGAGACCTTAGACAAAGCTAAAGCGTTGATGAAAGTATTGTAG